The stretch of DNA ACTTCACCAAACCATGTAGATTTATTGAAGGTTAAGAGATGGTTAATATTTTCTTAATCTGAATCTTCAGTGAAAAATGACAGATTTAATATAACTTTAAATTTAACTTTCTAAATTGTATTTAAAAAAAAGGTCAACTCTCCATTGCTGATGTTTATCGATAGTGTTACTGACTTCTGGTGTTATCAGCATTTGTTATATGTCAGCATTTATTTTTCTCTTAAGATGTCACATCCTTTTCAGGGAACCAACAACCAGCTCTCGCTGCTTGAAAAGATGAATCAACGTGTGACCGAGGAATACAGCAATTATGGAGACGTTGCGTCCGGTCTGCGAGTTTTTGTAGAACAACTGAATGAGAAAAACCAACGATTTGACGAGTATACAACGCAGATCGACGCGATAGACCAGCAGGTGAGTGAGTTTGAGGCAGTGGTGTCCATGCTTGATAAGCATGTCTCCATGTTGGAGAAGAAAGTGAAGTCCGCATATCACATTGCTCCCACGCAATGATTCATGTCCAAGCATCCCATCATGTCCTGTTCTCTTCACAATAATCGAGCATATATGTATCTAGTAGCTAAACACGTTTGGATGGGGAAAGTTACACTCTGGCCCTAATGTTTCCACCATTGTTGTACTTTCAGTCTTGTGGTGCAACTGCATAGACGAGTTGCGGTGTTCCTTCCAGGCACttgtataatactccctccgttccaaattactcgtcgcagaaatggatgtatctagaactaaaatacatctagatacatccatttctgcgacgagtaattcggaacggagggagtacgtactacTTGCTATTATGGAGACAAATAGACAGCACCATAAGATTTCCCTCCCCCACTTGTCATTCCTGCGATGAACGCTGGGGAATCTTTGAACGAGATGATTGTTGTTGCGGATCATCTGTTGCTGCTATGGTGGCTAATACACAGCAGTGTAAGATTTTGTTCCCACTTGTCTTTCCTGTGATGAAATGTTATCTTTTGGTAGCGAATGAGATGATAGTTGCAGAGCTTAATCATGCAGTTTCACCTTAACTATTGTGCAACCAGCATGTCTCCGTTGTGCAACTCTGATGGCTGGACTGGCATTCTCATGTGCACGTTAGTGTTACAAAGATTCGCGCGAATTTTCAATCCATGGAATCGATCTCGTAAGGACTGGTCAATGACAAATGACATGTGGTGACAGAGGAGTTGAAGCCCCTCCTGCCACTGAATTTCTTGGTCTGTCACGTTTTCACATGCGACTTGGCATCATGCATGCCTCTGTATCATTGCAGCTGTGCTCATGGACTTGACTGACTCCAAATTTCTTACACAAGCTCATATGTAAAATATCTTCAAAAGAAAATCATGACACTTTAGTATCCAAACCGAAgtgtagagaatgatttggtgcgtcGATAATTGATTGGTCATCACCAAAAACTGTAAAACTGTCATCACCTTCCTTGATAAGATAGAAGAATCGCGTACTTTGTCCACCCTGGAACGCTCCTTGCGCACCCAAGTGGCTTTCTCGTTGCATCGGCACAACGCTCTCCCCGCGCTTACTGGCGCCAACGTGCCAAAATTAAAGATTGTGCCCTCGGAGATGAGAACTCAGAGTATTTCCACCTTTGCGCCACTATTCGTATGCGTAAAAACCAGATAAAGGCCTTCACCATAAATGGCGTTGATGTTTCCTCCCACTCAGGCAAACATCAGGCCATGCGCGAGTACTTTAAAAAAATCATCAGCTCTCCTATCGCCTGTGACATGCCCCCCAACCTGGATGAGTTGGTTTCAACATCTCGGCTCAATTCGTCTCAGTCCAACGCTCTATGCGTGCCTTTCACCCTAGATGAGCTCAAGAAGGCCTTGCTCTCCATGAAAGACAACGCGAGTCCAGGCCCTGATGGCTTTGGGCCGGCTTTTTATAAAGCAAATTGGGACCTTGTTAAAAACGATCTGATGCATCTTTTAGCTTCTTTTCACTCTTGCACCGCCGACCTTACACGCATCAACAAGTCCTTTATCGTTCTCATTCCTAAAAAAACTAGGAACTTCTGAGCCCGATCACCTTCGGCCCATCTCTTTACAGAACTGCTCTGTAAAACTCTGCTCCAAATGCCTAACCAATAGAGTTCAACCGCTTATTCCGGACCTCATCCACCCTGACCAATCTAGATTCATTAAAGGACGAAACATTGCGAAAAATTTCATCCTTGCTGCGGATATTGTCCAAGCTTGCCACAAGCGGAATTGTCCGGCTATAGTTCTAAAATTAGACTTTAAGAAAGCTTTCGACTCAGTCTCCTGGGACTGTCTGTGCAATATCCTCAAGGCGAAAGGTTTCCCGGACACTTGAATTCATTGGATTATGATGTTAAATAACTCCAGTCAATCAGCCATTCTGCTAGACGGTGTCCCCGGGAATTGGATCCAATGCAAAAATGGCCTTAGGCAAGGCGATCCTATCTCTTCATACCTATTTATAATTGTTGCTGACATACTGGAACGTATGATTCTTCACGCCTCTAACCAAGGTCTTCTGCAACATCCAATTATCCCAAACTCCCTCTGTCCGGTATTGCAGTATGCCGACGACACTCTCATTATCATCAAGGCCGACTCCGACCATCTAGCCCACCTTAAACTTATTTTGCATAACTTCTCTTTGGCTACTGGGCTTACGATCAACTTTGAAAAAAGCACGTTCGCCCCGATCCATGTAGACCCTCACTCTGCTACGGTTATGGCGTCCTCTCTAGGTTGCTTAGTTGCCTCTTTCCCTCAAAATTACCTTGGCCTCCCTTTATCTACGCATAAATTACGGCTGCTAGATTTCCACCCTATGATCGCCAAGGTTGACAAGCGGTTGGCCGGTTGGCGAGGACACCTTCTCTCTATAGCCGGTAGGGCGGTCCTCGTCAAGTCTGTTATTCGTGCCTTCCCTACCTACGCCATGAGCGCTATGCTTCTTCCTGCTGGCACCATTCTAGAGATTGACAAACGTTGTCGCGCTTTCTTTTGGGCGGGTGACGACACTGTCAATGGTGGACAGTGTACGGTTGCTTGGGATGAGGTTTGTGCCCCGATTAGCAAAGGCGGTCTCGGTTTTCGTTGCCTATGCACCCACAATATTTGCCTCCTCCTCAAATCGCTAAGTAAAATCCACTGCCCAGGCAACGCCTCCTGGGAGACGTGGCTTGCTAACACCTACGGCTGGGCCGGTGGGCACTACATCGGAGACCCACATAGGTTACACACGAACGTCTGGAAAGATCTAACTtccggcctttcctttttttcgctcAATCACACATGTCAAAATTGGCAACGGCATCTCTGCTGCCTTCTGGCTGGATCTCTGGATCGGCGCGGTACCTCTAGCTTCCCACTTTCCAAAtctcttctcacacaccaccaaaccGAATGTCTCAGTTGCCTTCATGCTAGCCGATGTGGACCTACGACCCTCGCTACAGCCACGTTTAACCAACGCTGCTAACTCCGAACTTCAATCCTTGTGATCCCTATTAGCCACCGTTACCTTAATGGCGCATGTGCCAGATTCACGTATATGCAGGATTAACGACAAACCCCTCACTGTTGCTTATGCATATGAAGCGGCTTTTGCCTCTCGGCCAGAGGATCTGTTCGCAGACTTCATCTGGGGGAAGAACTATGCGACTAACCGATGCAGGTTGTTTCTCTGGCTCGCACACAAAGGGCGATTATTCACCAACGAGCGTCGATTCCGAAGAAGTCTGTCAGGCTCTGACTCCTGCCTGTTCTGCTCGGAAACTGAATCAACTTCCCACATGCTGCTACACTGCACAACGGCCTCTGAGGTCTGGACGGTTGTCGACTCCCTAAACATTGCTCCTGCTGATTGTGAGACAATACACGACCTGCAAAATCCACAGCATACATGCAAGGCCCGCAACACGGTCATCATGGCTATCCTCTGGAGTGTCTGGAAAAGAAGAAACGCCAAAATTTTCAGAAACGAGGTGGAGTCTTTGGGAACTGTTCTTCGTCGTGCTGCTAAAAAAAATCTTCTTTTGGTCAAGTAGATGTGCTAATGAGTCCCGGAAACAAACTCTGATTGAATGGGGGATTATGTTGTCCCGGCTGGATGTAGCTTAGTCCCtagctttttattttctccttaccCCCTCCTACACTCTCTGTAAATACTATGTAAAACAAAATCAATAAAATGAGTTCAGGTTGGCCTTGCCCACCGTAGTTCCCTCAAAAAATTTGATTGATcatgcactaggcacatatatataggtacaaggggtgcgaTCGATATCTTTTCTCCTAAGATACATGTACATACAGAGGGACACAGACACTACAAGTACTGCATACGAAACCCAGACCTACGTACATGTACACATGTTTAACACCCCCCCCTCCCCCGCAATCGAAGCGTCGCCGGTGACGCAGAGACTGGACCAAAAGCACTCGAATGTCGAGGTGGGTAGTCCCTTCGTCATAACGTCGGCGAACTGCTGATCGTTGAGCACATGGAGAACTGTTGATCGGTGGGCACATGGAGAACGCGAACACGACCAAGTGCGACGTGCTCCCTGACGAAGTGTATGTCGAGCTCAATGTGCTTCGTTCGTCGGTGATGGACAGGGTTAGCAGCTAGGTACACCGCGGAGACGTTGTCATACTAGACAAGCGTCGCCTTGGTAACCTCACGGAGCAACTCTTGAAGTagttgttgatgtctactacacaaccttcttcttgtagatgttgttgggtctccaagtgcagaggtttgtaggacagtagcaaatttccctcaagtgggtgacctaaggtttatcaatccgtaggaggcgtaggatgaagatggtctctctcaagcaaccctgcaaccaaataacaaagagtctcttgtgtccccaacacacccaatacaatggtagattgtataggtgcactagttcggcgaagagatcgtgatacaagtgcaatatggatagtagataaaggtttttgtaatctaaaaatataaaaacagcaaggtaactaataataaaagtgagcgtaaacggtactgcaatgataggaaacaaggcctagggttcatactttcgctagtgtaagttccctcaacaataataacataattggatcatataactatccctcaacatgcaacaaagagtcactccaaagtcactaatagcagagaacaaacgaagagattatggtagggtacgaaaccacctcaaagttattctttccaatcaatccgttgggctattcctataagtgtcacaaacagccctagagttcgtactagaataacaccttaagacacaaatcaaccaaaaccctaatgtcacctaggtactccaatgtcacctcaagtatccgtgggtatgattatacgatatgcatcacacaatctcagattcatctattcaaccaacacataggacctcaaagagtgcccccaaagtttctaccggagaatcacgacgaaaacgtgtgccaacccctatgcataggttcatgggcggaacccgcaagttgatcaccaaaacatacatcaagtgaatcacgtggtatcccattgtcaccacagatacgcacggcaagacatacatgaagtgttctcaaatctttaaagactcaattcgataagattacttcaaaggggaaactcaattcattacaagagagtagaggggaaggagaaacataagatccaactataatagcaaagctcgcgatacatcaagatcgtgccaaatcaagaacacgagagagagagagagagatcaaacacatagctactggtacataccctcagccccgagggagaactactccctcctcgttatggagagcaccgggatgatgaagatggacacgggagagggattcccccctccggcagggtgccggaacgggtctagattggctttcggtggctacgggggcttctggcggcggaactcccgatctaatctctgttgatcaaagatggttatgtttcctaaccatgaataacgagttgttatttgattaacgaggtcacatcattagttgaatgatctgattgacatgacccattccattagcttagcacccgatcgtttagtatgttgctattgctttcttcatgacttatacatgttcctataactatgagattatgcaactcccgtttgccggaggaacacttcgggtgctaccaaacgtcacaacgtaactgggtgattataaaggagcattacaggtgtctccaaaggtagatgttgggttggcgtatttcgagattaggttttgtcactccgattgtcggagaggtatctctgggccctctcggtaatgcacatcacttaagccttgcaagcattgcaactaaatgagttagttgtgggatgatgtattacagaacgagtaaagagacttgccggtaacgagattgaactaggtactggaataccgacgatcgaatctcgggcaagtaacataccgatgacaaagggaacaacgtatgttattatgcggtctgaccgataaagatcttcgtagaatatgtaggagccaatatgggcatccaggtcccgctattggttattgaccgaagacgtgtctcggtcatgtctacattgttctcgaacccgtagggcccgcacgcttaaggttacgatgacagttatattacgagtttatgcattttgatgtaccgaagattgttcgaagtcccggatgtgatcacggacatgacgaggagtctcgaaatggtcgagacataaagatttatatattggaagcctatgtttggatatcggaagtgttccgggtgaaatcgggattttaccggagtaccgggaaggttaccggaaccccccgggagctaaatgggccatgatgggccttagtggaaaagagaagaggcagccctacatgggttgtgcgcctcccccttcccctagtcctattaggactaggagaggtggccggccccctctctctcttttccccctccgcgaatcctattccaactaggattggggggggggggaatcctactcccagagggagtaggactctcctggcgcgccacaccttggccggccagcctcccccctctagtcctttatatactgaggcagaggcaccctagaacaNNNNNNNNNNNNNNNNNNNNNNNNNNNNNNNNNNNNNNNNNNNNNNNNNNNNNNNNNNNNNNNNNNNNNNNNNNNNNNNNNNNNNNNNNNNNNNNNNNNNNNNNNNNNNNNNNNNNNNNNNNNNNNNNNNNNNNNNNNNNNNNNNNNNNNNNNNNNNNNNNNNNNactaggattggggggggggggaatcctactcccagagggagtaggactctcctggcgcgccacaccttggccggccagcctcccccctctagtcctttatatactgaggcagaggcacccgagaacacacaagttgatccacgtgatctattccttagccgtgtgcggtgccccctgccaccatagtcctcgataatactgtagcggagtttaggcgaagccctgctgctgtagtgcatcaagatcgtcaccacgccatcgtgctgacggaactcttccccgacactttgctggatcggagtccggggatcgtcatcgagctgaacgtgtgctcgaactcggaggtgtcgtagtttcggtgcttgatcggttggatcgtgaagacgtacgactacttcctctacgttgtgtcagcacttccgcagtcggtctgcgttgggtacgtagacaatactctcccctctcgttgctatgcatcacatgatcttgcgtgtgcgtaggaaattttttgaaattactacgaaacccaacagtggcatccgaacctaggttatttatgttgatgttatatgcacgagtagaacacaagtgagttgtgggcgatataagtcatactgcctaccagcatgtcatactttggtttggcggcattgttggacgagatgacccggaccaacattacgcgtacgcttacgcgagaccggttcccccgacgtgctttgcacataggtggcttgtgggcgactgtctctccaactttagttgaaccaagtatggctacgcccggtccttgcgaaggttaaaacggagtctatttgacaaactatcgttgtggttttgatgcgtaggtgagattggttcttgcttaagcccgtagcagccacgtaaaacttgcaacaacaaagtagaggcgtctaacttgtttttgcagggcatgttgtgatgtgatatggtcaagacatgatgctgaattttattgtatgagatgatcatgttttgtaaccgagttatcggcaactggcaggagccttatggttgtcgttttattgtatgcaatgaaatcgcgatgtaatgctttactttattactaagcggtagtgatagtcgtggaagcacaagcttagcgagacgacaacgatgctacgatggagatcaaggtgtcacgccagtgacgatggtgatcacgacagtgcttcagagatggagatcacaagtacaagttgatgatggccatatcatatcacttatattgattgcatgtgatgtttatccttttatgcatcttatcttgctttgattgacggtagcattataagatgatctctcactaaattatcaagaagtgttctccctgagtatgcaccgttgcgaaagttcttcgtgctgagacaccacgtgatgatcgggtgtgataggttctacgttcaaatacaacgggtgcaaaacagttgcacacacggaatactcgggttatacttgacgagccaagcatatacagatatggcctcggaacacggagaccgaaaggtcgagcgtgaatcatatagtagatatgatcaacataatgatgttcaccattgaagactaatccatttcacgtgatgatcggttatggtttagttgatttggatcacgtgatcacttagaagattagagggatgtctatctaagtgggagttcttaagtaatatgattaattgaacttaaatttatcatgaacttagtcctggtagtattttgcaaattatgttgtagatcaatagctcgcgttgttgtttcccgtgtttattttgatatgttcctagagaaaattgtgttgaaagatgttagtagcaatgatgcggattggatccgtagtctgaggtttatcctcattgctacacagaagaattatgtccttgatgcaccgctaggtgacggacctattgcaggagcagatgcagacgttatgaacatttggctagctcaatatgatgactacttgatagtttagtgcaccatgcttaatggcttagaatcgggacttcaaagacgttttgaacgtcatggagcatatgagatgttccagaagttgaagttaatatttcaagcaaatacccgagttgagagatatgaaagtctccaacaagttctatagctaaaagatggaggagaatcgctcaactagtgagcatgtgcccagattgtctgagtacaacaatcgcttgaatcaagtgggagttaatcttccagataagatagtgattgacagaattctctagtcaccatcaccaagttagtagaactttgtgatgaactatgatatgcaagggataacggaaacgattcccaagctcttcgtaatgtggaaattgacgaaggtagaaatcgagaaaaacatcaagtgttgatggtagacaagatcactagtttcaagaaaagggcagagggaagaaagggaacttcaagaagaacaacaagcaagttgctgctcaagtgaagaagcccaagtctggtcctaagcctgagactaagtgtttctactgcaaagggactggtcactggaagcggaactaccccaagtgattggcagataagaaggatggcaaagtgaacataagtatatttgatatacatgttattgatgtgtactttactagtgtttatagcaacccctcagtatttgatactagttcagttgctaagattagtaactcgaaagggagttgcagaataaacagagactagttaagggtaaagtgacgatgtgtgttggaagtggttccaagattgatatgatcatcatcgcacactccctatactttcgggattagtgttgaacctgaataagtgttatttggtgtttgcgttaagcatgaatatgatttgatcatgtttattgtgatacggttattcatttaagtaagagaataaattgttgttctgtttacatgaataaaaccttatatggttacacacccaatgaaaatagttcgttggatctcgatcgtagtgatacacataatcataatattgaaaccaaaagatgcaaagttaataatgatagtgcaacttatttgtagcactgccgtttaggtcatattggtgtaaagcgcatgaagaaactccatgctgatgggattttggaatcacttgattatgaatcacttgatgcttgcgaaccatgcctcatgggcaagatgactaagactcccttctccggagcgagcaactgacttattggaaataatacatactgatgtatgcggtccgatgagtgttaaggctcacggcaagtatcgttattttctgaacttcacagatgatttgagcagatatgggtatatctacttgatgaaacataagtctgaaacatttgaaaagttcaaagaatttcagagtgaagtgaaaaatcatcgtaaaaaggaaaataaagtttctacgatctgatcgtagagaagagtatttgagttacgagtttggccttcaattaaaacaatgtgaaatagtttcactactcacgccacctggaacaccatagtgtaatggtgtgtccgaacgtcgtaatcgtactttactggatatggtgcgatctatgatgtctcttactgatttaccgctatcgttttggggatacgctctagagacggccgcattcacgttaaatagggcaccatcaaaatccgttgagacgacgccttatgaactgtggtttggcaagaaaccaaagttgtcgtttctaaaagtttggggctgcgatgcttatgtgaaaaagcttcaacctgataagctcgaacccaaattggagaaatgtgtcttcataggatatccaaaggaaactattggatacaccttctatcacagatccaaaggcaagacttttgttgctgaattcggaaactttctggagaaggagtttc from Triticum dicoccoides isolate Atlit2015 ecotype Zavitan chromosome 6A, WEW_v2.0, whole genome shotgun sequence encodes:
- the LOC119316527 gene encoding biogenesis of lysosome-related organelles complex 1 subunit 2-like, which translates into the protein MATPAKEEAAAGKRDELADSLSELFTNVSLMVRGELQGTNNQLSLLEKMNQRVTEEYSNYGDVASGLRVFVEQLNEKNQRFDEYTTQIDAIDQQVSEFEAVVSMLDKHVSMLEKKVKSAYHIAPTQ